In Streptomyces ambofaciens ATCC 23877, a single genomic region encodes these proteins:
- a CDS encoding acyl-CoA dehydrogenase family protein, whose translation MSAPTTPSSRPTVTEREARQVAEAAREQDWRKPSFAKELFLGRFRLDLLHPHPLPADEDVQRGEEFLAKLRDFCETKIDGSVIERDARIPDEVITGLKELGALGMKIDTKYGGLGLTQVYYNKALALVGSANPAIGALLSAHQSIGVPQPLKMFGTQEQKDAFLPRCARTDISAFLLTEPDVGSDPARLATTAVPDGDDYVLDGVKLWTTNGVVADLLVVMARVPKSEGHKGGITAFVVEAASEGVTVENRNAFMGLRGLENGVTRFHRVRVPAAHRIGPEGAGLKIALTTLNTGRLSLPAMCVGAGKWCLKIAREWSAVREQWGKPVALHEAVGSKIAFIAATTFALEAVLDLSSQMADEDRNDIRIEAALAKLYGSEMACLMADHLVQIRGGRGFETAASLEARGERAVPAEQILRDLRINRIFEGSTEIMHLLIAREAVDAHLSVAGDLIDPEKTLSDKARAGAQAGVFYAKWLPKLVAGPGQLPRAYADFHPSGHPDLSGHLRYVERTARKLARSTFYAMSRWQGRMETKQGFLGRIVDIGAELFAMSAACVRAEHLRTRGEHGRESYQLADAFCRQARIRVEELFGRLWTNTDDLDRKVVKGVLGGTYEWLEQGIVDPSGDGPWIADASPGASQRANVHRPVR comes from the coding sequence ATGTCCGCCCCCACCACCCCCTCCTCCCGACCCACCGTCACCGAACGTGAGGCCCGACAGGTCGCCGAGGCGGCCCGGGAACAGGACTGGCGCAAGCCCAGCTTCGCCAAGGAGCTGTTCCTCGGCCGCTTCCGCCTCGACCTGCTCCACCCCCACCCCCTCCCCGCCGACGAGGACGTCCAGCGCGGCGAGGAGTTCCTCGCCAAACTGCGCGACTTCTGCGAGACGAAGATCGACGGGTCCGTGATCGAGCGCGACGCGCGCATCCCGGACGAGGTGATCACCGGGCTCAAGGAGCTCGGCGCCCTCGGCATGAAGATCGACACCAAGTACGGCGGCCTCGGCCTCACCCAGGTCTACTACAACAAGGCCCTCGCCCTGGTCGGATCCGCGAATCCGGCGATCGGCGCGCTGCTCTCCGCCCACCAGTCGATCGGCGTGCCGCAGCCGCTGAAGATGTTCGGCACCCAGGAGCAGAAGGACGCGTTCCTGCCGCGCTGCGCACGCACCGACATCTCGGCGTTCCTGCTGACCGAGCCGGACGTCGGCTCGGACCCGGCCCGTCTGGCGACCACCGCCGTGCCCGACGGGGACGACTACGTCCTCGACGGGGTGAAGCTGTGGACGACCAACGGCGTCGTCGCCGACCTGCTCGTCGTCATGGCCCGCGTCCCGAAGTCCGAGGGCCACAAGGGCGGCATCACCGCCTTCGTCGTGGAGGCCGCGTCCGAGGGCGTCACGGTCGAGAACCGCAACGCGTTCATGGGCCTGCGCGGACTGGAGAACGGCGTCACCCGCTTCCACCGGGTGCGTGTCCCGGCCGCGCACCGCATCGGTCCCGAGGGCGCCGGGCTGAAGATCGCCCTGACCACCCTCAACACCGGTCGCCTCTCGCTGCCCGCCATGTGCGTGGGCGCCGGCAAGTGGTGCCTGAAGATCGCCCGCGAGTGGTCGGCGGTGCGCGAGCAGTGGGGCAAGCCCGTCGCGCTGCACGAGGCGGTCGGCTCGAAGATCGCCTTCATCGCGGCGACGACCTTCGCCCTGGAGGCGGTGCTGGACCTTTCCTCCCAGATGGCCGACGAGGACCGCAACGACATCCGCATCGAGGCCGCCCTCGCCAAGCTCTACGGCTCCGAGATGGCCTGCCTGATGGCCGACCACCTGGTCCAGATCCGCGGGGGCCGCGGTTTCGAGACGGCCGCCTCCCTCGAAGCCCGCGGCGAGCGCGCGGTGCCGGCCGAGCAGATCCTGCGCGACCTGCGCATCAACCGGATCTTCGAGGGCTCCACCGAGATCATGCACCTGCTGATCGCGCGCGAGGCCGTCGACGCCCACCTCTCGGTCGCGGGCGACCTGATCGACCCCGAGAAGACCCTCTCGGACAAGGCCAGGGCGGGTGCGCAGGCGGGCGTCTTCTACGCCAAGTGGCTGCCGAAGCTCGTCGCCGGACCCGGCCAACTCCCGCGCGCGTACGCCGACTTCCATCCGTCCGGCCATCCCGACCTGTCCGGGCACCTGCGCTACGTCGAACGCACCGCCCGCAAGCTCGCCCGCTCCACCTTCTACGCCATGTCCCGCTGGCAGGGCCGGATGGAGACCAAGCAGGGCTTCCTCGGCCGGATCGTCGACATCGGCGCGGAGCTGTTCGCGATGAGCGCCGCCTGCGTCCGCGCCGAGCACCTGCGCACCCGGGGCGAGCACGGCCGCGAGTCCTACCAGCTCGCCGACGCCTTCTGCCGCCAGGCCCGCATCCGCGTCGAGGAACTCTTCGGCCGCCTGTGGACCAACACCGACGACCTCGACCGCAAGGTCGTCAAGGGTGTGCTGGGCGGCACCTACGAGTGGCTGGAGCAGGGGATCGTCGACCCGTCCGGCGACGGCCCGTGGATCGCCGACGCGTCACCGGGCGCGTCACAGCGGGCGAACGTGCACCGCCCCGTCAGGTGA
- a CDS encoding LacI family DNA-binding transcriptional regulator has translation MVTLAEVAQHAGVSASTVSYVLSGKRSISTTTRQRVEESIRKLGYHPNAGARALASSRSNIIALMIPLRTDMYVPVMMEIAIAVATSARTHGYDILLLTGEEGPDAVRRVTGSGLADAMILMDVELDDERLPLLRGTDQPSVLIGLPADTKGLTCVDLDFRATGALCVEHLAKLGHHDIAVIGEAPAVYERHTGFAERTLDGLRTRARELGLRLLHRPCEGGYDAMAATLARIFDERPGTTGFVVQNEAAVEPLLALLRQQGRAVPEDVSVVAVCPEQVATQASVRLTSVAVPAQDMGRHAVEQLVAKLGGRGSDEVVLLAPELTVRASSGPAPVRP, from the coding sequence ATGGTCACCCTCGCCGAGGTCGCCCAGCACGCCGGAGTCTCCGCGAGCACGGTGAGCTATGTCCTCAGCGGCAAGCGGTCCATCTCCACCACCACCCGGCAGCGGGTCGAGGAGAGCATCCGCAAGCTCGGCTACCACCCGAACGCCGGCGCCCGCGCCCTGGCCAGCAGCAGGTCGAACATCATCGCGTTGATGATCCCCCTGCGCACGGACATGTACGTGCCCGTGATGATGGAGATCGCCATCGCGGTCGCCACCAGCGCGCGCACCCACGGGTACGACATCCTGCTGCTCACCGGCGAGGAGGGCCCCGACGCGGTGCGTCGTGTCACCGGCAGCGGACTCGCCGACGCGATGATCCTGATGGACGTCGAACTCGACGACGAGCGACTCCCCCTGCTGCGCGGCACCGACCAGCCGTCCGTCCTGATAGGGCTGCCCGCCGACACCAAGGGGCTCACCTGCGTCGACTTGGACTTCCGGGCGACCGGCGCGCTCTGCGTGGAGCACCTGGCGAAGCTGGGGCACCACGACATCGCCGTCATCGGCGAGGCTCCCGCGGTCTACGAACGGCACACCGGCTTCGCCGAGCGCACCCTCGACGGGCTGCGCACGCGCGCCCGGGAGCTGGGGCTGCGGCTGCTGCACCGCCCGTGCGAGGGCGGGTACGACGCGATGGCCGCCACCCTCGCCCGGATCTTCGACGAGCGTCCCGGCACCACGGGGTTCGTCGTCCAGAACGAGGCGGCGGTCGAGCCGCTGCTCGCCCTGCTGCGCCAGCAGGGCCGTGCGGTGCCCGAGGACGTGTCGGTGGTGGCGGTCTGCCCGGAGCAGGTCGCCACCCAGGCCTCGGTGCGGCTCACGTCGGTCGCCGTACCCGCGCAGGACATGGGCCGGCATGCGGTGGAGCAGCTGGTGGCCAAACTCGGCGGGCGCGGGAGCGACGAGGTCGTGCTGCTCGCGCCGGAGCTGACCGTCCGGGCCAGCTCCGGCCCGGCGCCCGTGCGGCCGTAG
- the dxr gene encoding 1-deoxy-D-xylulose-5-phosphate reductoisomerase, producing MSDSPAPLADPHLVYDPVAGDGPKDVVILGSTGSIGTQAIDLVLRNPDRFRVTALSANGGRVALLAEQAYRLRARTVAVAREDVVPALREALRAQYSSGEPLPEILAGPEAATQVAASDCHTVLNGITGSIGLAPTLAALEAGRTLALANKESLIVGGPLVKALAKPGQIIPVDSEHAALFQALAAGTRADVRKLVVTASGGPFRGRTREQLAGVTVEDALAHPTWAMGPVITINSATLVNKGLEVIEAHLLYDIPFDRIEVVVHPQSYVHSMVEFTDGSTLAQATPPDMGGPIAIGLGWPERVPDAAPAFDWSKASTWEFFPLDDEAFPSVNLARHVGELAGTAPAVFNAANEECVEAFRSGALPYLGIMETVTRVVEEHGTPRTGTSLTVADVLEAETWARTRARELAAQTAEARA from the coding sequence ATGAGCGACAGTCCAGCCCCACTCGCCGACCCCCACCTCGTGTACGACCCGGTGGCGGGCGACGGCCCGAAGGACGTGGTGATCCTCGGGTCCACCGGGTCGATCGGGACCCAGGCCATCGACCTCGTGCTGCGCAACCCGGACCGCTTCCGGGTCACCGCCCTGTCCGCCAACGGCGGCCGGGTCGCCCTCCTCGCCGAGCAGGCGTACCGGCTGAGGGCACGGACCGTCGCCGTCGCCCGCGAGGACGTCGTGCCGGCGCTGCGGGAAGCCCTGCGGGCCCAGTACAGCAGCGGTGAGCCGCTCCCCGAGATCCTCGCCGGACCGGAGGCGGCCACCCAGGTCGCCGCCTCCGACTGCCACACCGTCCTCAACGGCATCACCGGCTCCATCGGGCTCGCCCCGACCCTGGCCGCGCTGGAGGCGGGCCGCACCCTCGCGCTCGCCAACAAGGAGTCGCTCATCGTCGGCGGCCCGCTGGTCAAGGCCCTCGCCAAGCCGGGGCAGATCATCCCGGTCGACTCCGAGCACGCCGCCCTGTTCCAGGCGCTGGCCGCCGGCACCCGCGCCGACGTGCGCAAACTGGTCGTCACCGCCTCCGGCGGCCCGTTCCGGGGGCGCACGAGGGAGCAGCTGGCCGGCGTCACCGTCGAGGACGCCCTCGCCCACCCCACCTGGGCGATGGGCCCGGTGATCACGATCAACTCCGCCACCCTCGTCAACAAGGGCCTGGAGGTGATCGAGGCCCACCTCCTCTACGACATTCCCTTCGACCGCATTGAGGTGGTCGTGCACCCGCAGTCGTATGTCCACTCGATGGTTGAGTTCACGGACGGATCGACCCTGGCCCAGGCGACGCCCCCCGACATGGGAGGGCCCATCGCCATCGGCCTCGGCTGGCCCGAACGCGTCCCCGACGCCGCCCCCGCCTTCGACTGGAGCAAGGCCTCGACGTGGGAGTTCTTCCCGCTCGACGACGAGGCCTTCCCCTCGGTGAACCTGGCCCGGCACGTCGGAGAGCTCGCGGGCACGGCCCCGGCGGTGTTCAATGCCGCCAACGAGGAGTGCGTCGAGGCGTTCCGCTCCGGCGCGCTGCCGTATCTCGGGATCATGGAGACCGTCACGCGGGTGGTCGAGGAGCACGGCACGCCCCGTACGGGAACCTCGCTCACCGTCGCGGACGTCCTCGAAGCGGAGACCTGGGCGCGGACCCGGGCCCGGGAACTGGCGGCACAGACGGCGGAGGCCCGTGCATGA
- a CDS encoding glycoside hydrolase family 12 protein encodes MTPRTRTPRALAALLAPALALGATVGLAAAPAQAAVWNSCDQWGNTNLNGYTLYNNIWGSGAGSQCVWANSGTNWGVWADHPGTGGIKSYPNSKKVINKPITSIGSLSSSYDVTVPSSGAYNTSYDIWDTDYDYEIMLWVNHNGAVGPLGTPQGTATLGGHTWNVYKGNNGANEVFSFLRTSDSNSGTVNILPVLKWIKDTKGWMGNETIGDVQFGYEITSSPGGLDFRTNHLTVSGG; translated from the coding sequence ATGACACCACGCACCCGCACCCCGCGCGCCCTGGCCGCTCTGCTCGCCCCCGCCCTCGCGCTCGGCGCCACCGTCGGCCTCGCCGCGGCCCCCGCCCAGGCCGCGGTCTGGAACTCCTGCGACCAGTGGGGCAACACGAACCTGAACGGCTACACCCTCTACAACAACATCTGGGGCTCCGGCGCCGGCAGCCAGTGCGTCTGGGCCAACTCCGGCACCAACTGGGGCGTCTGGGCCGACCACCCCGGCACCGGCGGCATCAAGTCCTACCCGAACTCCAAGAAGGTGATCAACAAGCCGATCACCTCCATCGGCTCGCTCAGCAGCAGCTACGACGTCACGGTTCCCTCGTCCGGCGCCTACAACACGTCCTACGACATCTGGGACACGGACTACGACTACGAGATCATGCTCTGGGTCAACCACAACGGCGCCGTGGGCCCGCTCGGCACCCCGCAGGGGACGGCCACCCTCGGCGGCCACACCTGGAACGTCTACAAGGGGAACAACGGAGCCAACGAGGTCTTCTCGTTCCTGCGCACCTCGGACTCGAACTCCGGCACGGTGAACATCCTCCCCGTCCTGAAGTGGATCAAGGACACCAAGGGCTGGATGGGCAACGAGACCATCGGTGACGTGCAGTTCGGCTACGAGATCACCTCGTCCCCCGGTGGCCTGGACTTCCGCACCAACCACCTGACGGTCAGCGGCGGCTGA
- a CDS encoding glycosyl hydrolase family 95 catalytic domain-containing protein — protein sequence MTGTRPADGPVHGTWEPEPASRWEDAFLSGNGHHGALVYGDPNADRVVVTHHTLVRPDGDDEYRRPPLLAAALPALQDRLLAGETAAAEDFTDGRPLRWVRPFHPAFRLRLNRPPGDARAAYRRCVDFTTGETTATHSTWTSRVFVSRADDVIVQRVTAPHLTLDLSLDPRLPGAPAGLAVGQGAVLTPEGALLSLRVRYPGSDLAYTGVTLVAVTGGATRLVPPGVLVEDATEVLLLTRVRRHTGELDVVAEGRALRDLPDAASYDGLLGRHLALHRTAYDRVTLDLGADPAERALPGSALLERPGGAALLERLFAAGRYHLLSASGLFPPRLTGLWTGDWNTAWSGAFTTNANLNLQTASAAAAALPEVTEAHAALVHHQLPDWRDNARAIFGTRGVVAPSHTDGESGHTYHFSREYPLHLWTAGADWLLKPLVDHDETRGARDPRTAAALAEAALFYEDFLTRTDGDGQVVVVPSYSPENRPANASWGSVDAAMDLSAARHALLTAADHHPEHADRWRALADRLPPHRINSDGALAEWARPGLEDSYDHRHLSHLYGVWPLDEINPYDTPRLAEAARRALELRGTENDSAHGHLHHALVAARLRDAGRVAHALGRVLDGDYFHPSLMSAHYPHRDVYNADAAHTLPAVLIEMLVQSTPGRLVLLPALPASCPRGELRGVRTRFGAELDLTWTPDGTARALLRPGRTVRVELRTSSGAEPLDLVAGEDRAVSVTSTSAAAR from the coding sequence ATGACCGGCACCCGCCCGGCCGACGGGCCCGTGCACGGCACCTGGGAGCCGGAGCCCGCCTCCCGGTGGGAGGACGCCTTCCTCAGCGGCAACGGCCATCACGGCGCCCTCGTGTACGGCGATCCGAACGCCGACCGGGTCGTCGTCACCCACCACACCCTCGTCCGCCCGGACGGCGACGACGAGTACCGCCGCCCGCCCCTGCTCGCCGCCGCACTGCCCGCCCTCCAGGACCGCCTGCTGGCCGGGGAGACCGCCGCCGCCGAGGACTTCACCGACGGCCGCCCCCTGCGATGGGTGCGCCCCTTCCATCCCGCCTTCCGGCTGCGCCTGAACAGGCCGCCCGGCGACGCCCGCGCCGCCTACCGCCGCTGTGTCGACTTCACCACCGGCGAGACCACGGCCACCCACTCCACCTGGACCAGCCGCGTCTTCGTCTCCCGCGCCGACGACGTGATCGTCCAGCGCGTCACCGCCCCGCACCTCACCCTCGACCTCTCCCTCGACCCCCGCCTCCCCGGAGCCCCCGCCGGGCTCGCCGTCGGCCAGGGCGCCGTCCTCACCCCCGAGGGCGCCCTGCTCAGCCTGCGTGTCCGCTACCCCGGCAGCGACCTGGCCTACACCGGCGTCACCCTGGTCGCCGTCACCGGCGGCGCCACGAGACTGGTCCCGCCGGGCGTCCTCGTCGAGGACGCCACGGAGGTCCTGCTCCTCACCCGGGTGCGCCGCCACACCGGCGAGCTGGACGTGGTCGCCGAGGGCCGCGCCCTGCGCGACCTGCCGGACGCGGCGTCCTACGACGGGCTCCTCGGCCGCCACCTCGCCCTGCACCGCACCGCCTACGACCGCGTCACCCTCGACCTCGGCGCCGACCCCGCCGAACGTGCCCTGCCGGGCTCGGCCCTCCTGGAGCGCCCCGGCGGCGCGGCCCTCCTGGAACGCCTCTTCGCCGCCGGCCGCTACCACCTGCTCTCCGCCAGCGGCCTGTTCCCGCCCCGGCTGACCGGCCTGTGGACCGGCGACTGGAACACCGCCTGGTCCGGGGCGTTCACCACCAACGCCAACCTGAACCTCCAGACCGCCTCCGCGGCGGCCGCCGCCCTGCCCGAGGTCACCGAGGCCCACGCGGCCCTGGTCCACCACCAGCTCCCGGACTGGCGCGACAACGCCCGCGCGATCTTCGGCACCCGGGGCGTCGTGGCGCCCTCGCACACCGACGGCGAGTCCGGGCACACGTACCACTTCAGCCGCGAGTACCCGCTCCACCTGTGGACGGCGGGCGCCGACTGGCTGCTCAAGCCCCTCGTCGACCACGACGAGACCCGCGGCGCCCGCGACCCCCGCACCGCCGCCGCCCTGGCCGAGGCCGCCCTCTTCTACGAGGACTTCCTCACCCGGACCGACGGAGACGGACAGGTGGTGGTCGTCCCCTCCTACTCGCCCGAGAACCGCCCCGCCAACGCCTCGTGGGGCAGCGTCGACGCGGCGATGGACCTCTCCGCCGCCCGGCACGCCCTGCTGACCGCCGCCGACCACCACCCCGAGCACGCCGATCGCTGGCGGGCCCTGGCCGACCGCCTCCCACCCCACCGGATCAACTCCGACGGCGCCCTCGCCGAATGGGCACGGCCCGGCCTGGAGGACTCCTACGACCACCGCCACCTGAGCCACCTCTACGGCGTCTGGCCGCTCGACGAGATCAACCCGTACGACACCCCCCGCCTCGCCGAGGCCGCCCGCCGGGCCCTCGAACTGCGCGGCACCGAGAACGACTCCGCCCACGGACACCTCCACCACGCCCTGGTCGCGGCCCGCCTCCGGGACGCCGGACGGGTCGCCCACGCCCTCGGCCGCGTGCTCGACGGCGACTACTTCCACCCGTCCCTGATGAGCGCGCACTACCCCCACCGCGACGTCTACAACGCGGACGCCGCGCACACGCTCCCGGCCGTGCTCATCGAGATGCTCGTGCAGTCCACGCCGGGCCGGCTGGTCCTGCTGCCCGCCCTCCCCGCGTCCTGTCCGCGCGGTGAACTGCGGGGCGTGCGCACCCGCTTCGGGGCGGAACTGGACCTCACCTGGACGCCCGACGGGACGGCGAGAGCCCTCCTGCGCCCCGGCCGCACCGTCCGCGTCGAACTCCGGACCTCCTCCGGCGCCGAACCGCTCGACCTGGTCGCCGGAGAGGACCGCGCCGTCAGCGTCACGAGCACGAGTGCCGCGGCGCGGTGA
- a CDS encoding beta-galactosidase, with amino-acid sequence MPNLSDTTRHRILYGGDYNPEQWPEETWHEDVRLMKDAGVNSVTLGVFSWSKLEPRPGVHDFGWLDRLMDLLHAHGVGVVLATPTSSPPPWLGHLHPDTLPRDEEGRTEWWGGRQHFSHSSTTYRRHAAAITEALAARYAGHPALTMWHINNEYCTYDQGDEAAARFRRWLRDRYGTLDALNSAWGTAFWSQGYGDWEEIAPPRRAHYLKNPTQVLDFRRFTSDMLLECYVAERDIVRRHTPHLPVTTNFMPLWFGQDAWRWAREEDVVSVDLYPDPRDPLGAQHGALVQDMTRSQARGPWMLMEQAAGPVNWRGVNHPKPRGLNRLWSLQAVARGADAVCYFQWRQSRQGAEKFHSGMLGHAGPQGRTYQEVRQLGADLARLGPHTADTRVTAGIAVLHDWHAWWAGAQDARPSTRFDYPDVLHAWHRALWEAHLTTDFAHPEHDLTPYAVVVVPQLYALTDAAVDNLLGYVRGGGTLVCGFLTGVADEDDRIRPGGMDARLRALFGIRTLHEWWPLETDETASCDGFRGTLWSEEIEPDGTAAETVPYKGGELDGLPAVLRKGRAWYLSTIPEPRALRDLLTRAAAEAGVHPVLDGLPAAVEAVRRGDLLFLLHHGREPVTVDVPGTHRDLLTDTTVTDRLTLGRYGVAVLTEPVS; translated from the coding sequence ATGCCGAACCTGTCGGACACCACCCGCCACCGCATCCTCTACGGCGGCGACTACAACCCCGAGCAGTGGCCCGAGGAGACCTGGCACGAGGACGTCCGCCTGATGAAGGACGCCGGCGTCAACTCCGTCACCCTCGGCGTCTTCTCCTGGTCGAAGCTCGAACCGCGCCCCGGCGTCCACGACTTCGGCTGGCTGGACCGCCTGATGGACCTGCTGCACGCCCACGGCGTCGGGGTCGTCCTCGCCACCCCCACCTCCTCGCCCCCGCCCTGGCTGGGCCACCTCCACCCGGACACCCTGCCCCGCGACGAGGAGGGCCGCACGGAGTGGTGGGGCGGCCGACAGCACTTCTCCCACTCCAGCACCACCTACCGTCGCCACGCGGCGGCCATCACCGAGGCCCTCGCCGCCCGCTACGCCGGCCACCCCGCGCTCACCATGTGGCACATCAACAACGAGTACTGCACCTACGACCAGGGGGACGAGGCCGCCGCCCGCTTCCGCCGCTGGCTGCGGGACCGGTACGGCACCCTCGACGCCCTCAACTCCGCCTGGGGCACCGCCTTCTGGAGCCAGGGCTACGGCGACTGGGAGGAGATCGCCCCGCCCCGCCGCGCCCACTACCTGAAGAACCCCACCCAGGTTCTCGACTTCCGGCGCTTCACCTCGGACATGCTCCTGGAGTGCTACGTCGCCGAACGCGACATCGTCCGCCGCCACACCCCGCACCTGCCGGTGACCACCAACTTCATGCCGCTGTGGTTCGGCCAGGACGCCTGGCGCTGGGCCCGGGAGGAGGACGTGGTCTCCGTCGACCTCTACCCCGACCCGCGTGACCCGCTCGGCGCGCAGCACGGCGCCCTCGTCCAGGACATGACCCGCTCCCAGGCGCGGGGCCCCTGGATGCTCATGGAGCAGGCCGCCGGCCCCGTCAACTGGCGCGGCGTGAACCACCCCAAGCCGCGCGGCCTCAACCGCCTGTGGTCCCTTCAGGCCGTGGCCCGCGGCGCCGACGCCGTCTGCTACTTCCAGTGGCGCCAGTCCCGGCAGGGCGCGGAGAAGTTCCACTCCGGGATGCTCGGCCACGCGGGCCCGCAGGGACGCACGTACCAGGAGGTCAGGCAGCTCGGCGCCGACCTCGCCCGGCTCGGCCCGCACACCGCGGACACCCGCGTCACCGCCGGCATCGCCGTCCTGCACGACTGGCACGCCTGGTGGGCCGGCGCCCAGGACGCCCGGCCCTCCACCCGCTTCGACTACCCCGATGTCCTCCACGCGTGGCACCGGGCCCTGTGGGAGGCCCACCTCACCACCGACTTCGCCCACCCGGAGCACGACCTGACCCCGTACGCAGTGGTCGTCGTGCCCCAGCTGTACGCCCTCACCGACGCGGCGGTCGACAACCTCCTCGGCTACGTCCGCGGCGGCGGCACCCTGGTCTGCGGCTTCCTGACCGGCGTCGCCGACGAGGACGACCGGATCAGACCCGGCGGCATGGACGCCCGGCTGCGCGCCCTCTTCGGCATCCGCACCCTGCACGAGTGGTGGCCCCTGGAGACGGACGAGACGGCGTCCTGCGACGGCTTCCGCGGCACCCTGTGGTCCGAGGAGATCGAACCCGACGGCACCGCCGCGGAGACCGTCCCCTACAAGGGCGGCGAACTGGACGGACTGCCGGCCGTCCTGCGCAAGGGCAGGGCCTGGTACCTGTCGACGATCCCGGAGCCGCGGGCGCTGCGCGACCTGCTCACCCGTGCCGCCGCCGAGGCCGGCGTCCACCCCGTGCTCGACGGACTCCCCGCGGCGGTGGAGGCCGTACGCCGCGGTGACCTGCTCTTCCTCCTCCACCACGGCCGCGAGCCGGTCACCGTGGACGTCCCGGGCACCCACCGCGACCTGCTGACCGACACGACCGTCACCGACCGCCTCACCCTCGGCCGGTACGGCGTCGCGGTCCTCACGGAGCCCGTCTCATGA
- a CDS encoding M50 family metallopeptidase: MFILGIVLFAVGLLFSIAWHELGHLSTAKLFGIRVPQYMVGFGPTLFSRKRGETEYGVKAIPFGGYIRMIGMFPPGADGRMEARSTSPWRGMIEDARSAAYEELQPGDEKRMFYTRKPWKRVIVMFAGPFMNLVLAVVLFLIVLMGFGISQQTTTVSSVSQCVISQTENRDDCTRSDPASPAAAAGLKAGDKIVSFDGVRTDDWDELSNLIRANPGDKVPVVVERGGQEITLQATIAINQVAKKDANGQIVEGEYVTAGFLGFSAATGVVKQDFGQSVTWMGDRIGDAVDSLAALPAKIPALWDAAFGDGPREADSPMGVVGAARVGGEIATLDIPPTQQLAMFVMLVAGFNLSLFLFNMLPLLPLDGGHIAGALWESLRRNTAKVLRRPDPGPFDVAKLMPVAYVVAGIFVCFTLLVLVADVVNPVRIS, encoded by the coding sequence ATGTTCATCCTCGGCATAGTCCTCTTCGCGGTCGGCCTGCTGTTCTCCATCGCCTGGCACGAGCTGGGGCACCTGTCCACGGCCAAGCTCTTCGGCATCCGCGTGCCCCAGTACATGGTCGGCTTCGGGCCGACGCTCTTCTCGCGCAAGAGGGGCGAGACCGAGTACGGCGTCAAGGCCATCCCGTTCGGCGGCTACATCCGCATGATCGGCATGTTCCCGCCCGGTGCCGACGGCCGGATGGAGGCCCGCTCCACCTCGCCCTGGCGCGGCATGATCGAGGACGCCCGCTCGGCCGCCTACGAGGAACTGCAGCCGGGTGACGAGAAGCGCATGTTCTACACGCGCAAGCCCTGGAAACGGGTCATCGTGATGTTCGCGGGCCCGTTCATGAACCTCGTCCTCGCGGTGGTGCTGTTCCTCATCGTCCTGATGGGCTTCGGCATCTCGCAGCAGACCACCACCGTCAGCTCTGTCTCCCAGTGCGTCATCTCACAGACCGAGAACCGCGACGACTGCACCAGGTCCGACCCGGCCTCCCCGGCCGCCGCGGCCGGCCTCAAGGCGGGCGACAAGATCGTCTCCTTCGACGGCGTGCGGACCGATGACTGGGACGAGCTGTCCAATCTGATCCGCGCCAATCCCGGCGACAAGGTGCCGGTCGTCGTCGAGCGCGGGGGCCAGGAGATCACCCTCCAGGCGACCATCGCCATCAACCAGGTCGCCAAGAAGGACGCGAACGGGCAGATCGTCGAGGGCGAGTACGTCACCGCCGGCTTCCTCGGATTCAGCGCCGCCACCGGCGTGGTGAAACAGGACTTCGGCCAGTCCGTGACCTGGATGGGCGACCGGATCGGCGACGCCGTCGACTCCCTCGCCGCCCTGCCCGCCAAGATCCCCGCCCTGTGGGACGCGGCCTTCGGCGACGGGCCCCGCGAGGCCGACTCCCCGATGGGCGTGGTCGGCGCCGCCCGCGTCGGCGGCGAGATCGCCACCCTCGACATCCCGCCCACCCAGCAGCTGGCCATGTTCGTGATGCTGGTGGCCGGCTTCAACCTCTCCCTGTTCCTGTTCAACATGCTCCCGCTGCTGCCGCTCGACGGCGGTCACATCGCGGGCGCGCTGTGGGAGTCGCTGCGCCGGAACACGGCCAAGGTGCTGCGCCGCCCGGACCCGGGCCCGTTCGACGTGGCGAAGCTGATGCCGGTGGCCTACGTGGTGGCGGGCATCTTCGTCTGCTTCACCCTGCTGGTGCTGGTGGCGGACGTCGTCAATCCGGTGCGTATCAGCTGA